A stretch of DNA from Nitrospira sp. KM1:
GTCTGCACCGAACAGTAATGACAGCGTCTCGTGCAGATCCCACCCAGTATGAGGAACGTGGCCGTCCCGGCGTTCCAGCATTCCCAGCGGTTCGGGCAGCGGGCTTCTTCACAAATCGTGTGCAGACCCAGGCCGTCCATGGTGTTCTTGAGATCAAGATATTTGGCAGTCGTGGAGGTCTCCACTCGAAACCAGGGTGGCAGTCTGGGACGGGACTGGGACCGAATCTGATCGGGAGAGATCAACTTCATTCACACGTCATTTCGCGAGATGGGGACGGAACCACGTGAGCAATTTGTCCAGCAATCCCGAGGGTTCAGGACTGGGAACAACCGGATCAGGATATTCCACCCAAATTTCCTGCGAGCCGATATAGATGCCCCGGCGATAGGTCATCTGAGATTTGAGCTGCCTGTATCCGCGGGCATGAAGGATCTCCACCAATCGGAGCAGAGCCGCATCCTGCGTCAACTGCGAATCGGTATGCAGTCTGGTCGATTCGTACCTCAGGTTGGCCCGATAGCCTGTTTCGTGATGCTCGAATTCGACCGGACGGCTGAATCCGCGCTCCCGATCGTCCAGACCGGCAAGTTGGAATGTGTCCAGCGTCTCGTGATCCATGGGCCCTCGACAGGCGCGCTACAATCCGACGTACAGGTCGGCCATCTGCAGAGTGGAGATGGTACGGACGGTACGGCGCGCAGCCGGCACCTTTTTATTGTCCGACCGGACGCCGCATTATTCCAGTGCCCTATAGACCGCGACCAAGTCGCTCAACGCCGTGGTCTTATTCTTGAGGATCGCGCGCTCAGCCTGAATGGCCTCACGGTGCTGGGGATGACTGCCGTTTTTCAGACAACTTGCGCCCAATCCCAGAATCCGATCGCATTCCTCGGTCAGCTTCTTTTGCACCACGGGATTGACCTCGAGGATGTTCATCAGCTCGCGGCGCGTCGAGCTCAGATGGGCTTGCAGATCCGCATCCGGATAGGTCTTGCGCGCGGATTCATCGAAACAGCGGTCCAGGTAATTTGCCAGAAACACGTAGAGCCGAACGAGCGCGGCGGCGACTTCAATCTGGTCTTTGGCCGTAGCGGGCATAGCCGTTCCTTTCTATCTCGATCCGGGTGTCAGAGAAGGACCTTGATGTCCGCTCCTTCCACCTGAACCTGATACGATTCCACCTTACCGGACGGGTTGTTCTTGCAGACACCGGATGTGACGTCGAATCTCCAGCCGTGCCAGGGACAGGTCACGACGCTGCCTTCGAGTTCACCTTCCCCAAGCGGCCCTCCCCGATGGATGCAGACATTGTCGATCGCGTAAAACGTCCCGTCTACGTTAAAGACGGCGAGCGTCTTTCCATTCGATTCGGCCACGATCCCGCTGCCCGGCTTGACGTCGCCGGTCCCTGCGACACGCACGAACTCACCCATGAAATTCCTCCACCAATAGCAGGATGTTGAAAAAGTCCTCCGGCTGCGTTCTCGCGTTACTCAGAGGCTCAGCGTACGACAGAGAGTACGATTCGCCTCTTCGTTCGCTGCGGCCTTGCCGAAAGGCCTTTTTGAACATCCTGCGAGCTTTTCCGACTCGATCAGCGATCATGCCCAGTTTTGTGTTTTCCGGGGTCCAAAACAGTTTTCAACAGCCTGATAGTGATACCGCTAGTTTTGTGTAAATGGTTCTTTGATTTTCTTGAGCAGGCTGTCGATCGATCGGCCTTCCTTCTTCCCGCCCAATGTCCCGATGATCTTGTCGGCGATATCCCTGAATGCCTTGGATTGGGGTGATTCCGGATGAGCCACGACGATCGGATGGCCGGTGTCGCCGCCGTCACGGATCGCAGGATCAATCGGAATGCTCCCCAGGAACGGAACGCCGACCTTTTCCGCGGCGCGCTCTCCGCCACCATGAGAAAAAATATCCGTCCGCTCGCCGCAGTGGCCGCAGACGAAGAAGCTCATGTTTTCGATGATCCCCAGCAGCGGGACGTTCACCTTGGTAAACATCGCCATACCTTTCCGGACGTCGTACAGCGCAACCTCCTGGGGCGTCGTCACGGTGATCGCGCCAGCCAGCGGGACCATTTGCGACAGCGACAGCTGCACGTCGCCGGTGCCGGGAGGCAGATCGATCATCAGGTAATCCAATTCACCCCACAGCACGTCGCGGAAAAACGCCTGCAGGTATTGGTGCACCATCGGCCCCCGCCATACGAGCGGGGCTTCTTCGGGGACCAAGAACGCCATGGATATCAGCTTGACGCCGTAGTTTTCGACCGGAATGATTTTCCCATCCTGCTGCTCCGGACCTTTCGTGCTGCCCATCATCATCGGAATGTTCGGGCCGTATAAATCCGCATCCAGCAATCCGACTTTTGCACCCGTCAGAGCCAGGGCACAGGCCAGATTCGCGGCCACGGTGGACTTACCCACGCCGCCTTTCCCGCTGCTGACGGCAATCACGTGTTTGACGCCTGGAATGAGCTGCTCTTTCGGCTGGGCCTGCTGGCCGGGATGTGAATGTTCGTCCGCCATCTGAAGCCCTCCTCCTAAGGGTGCATGAAGGCCATGCACGCGTGCACGATGCCTCTCCGCATCATACGAGATCGACGGATGCAAAGGAAATGGGTCAATAGACCCACTGTGACGGCCGCGGGGTTTACTCGGAAAGAACGGTGGAGTCAAGACGTCGCAGATTGGTCGCCAGGCCGAGCAGCGAAAGCGTGTAAATGATCCACTTCGACGGATCGAAGTTATACCATTTCGGCCCGTTGCGGTAATCGCGGGCGTAGGTGTGATGGTAATTGTGATAACCCTCTCCGAAGCTCACCAACGAGATGAGCCAGTTATCCTTGCTGCTGTCCTGTGTGCCGTGCGGTTGATCGCCGAACATGTGACACAGCGAGTTGATGGCGAAGGTCGAATTCAGCACCATGAACATGCGGAACATCCCGGCGAGAAAGAAGCAGCCGATACCGCCCATGATCCCTCCGTGCAGGAAGCCCAGCACAAGGGGGAACGCCAGACCGGAGATCACGATCGCATGATAATTCTTGTGCTGCCACATGACCATCGGATCTCTCCGGAGCTGCCGCTCATATTTTTCCAGCCGGTGGGGCGTGTTGATGAATAACCAGCCACAGTGGCTGTGCCAGAATCCCTTCTGGGCATTGTACGGATCTTCCTCCTGGTCCGTCCGAGCGTGATGCCTGATGTGGTCGGAGCACCATCGGAGCGCCGAGTTCTGCAACGCCCATCCGCCTCCGATCAGAAAAATGGCTTTGACCCAAGGGTGGCACTCGAAGCTACGATGGGAGATGAGCCGGTGGTACCCAACTGTAATTCCCATGCCGGTGAACACATACAGGATGCCGAAGACGATCCAGTCAAAAAGCGTATAGCCGTAGAGAAATCCGAAGAGCGGCGTGCCGACGAGTGTGACGATTGCAACCAGGCAAAACAGGATGAACGTCTTGTAGGCAAACGGCGAAGTACCGATAGCGTCGGGCATCCCCACTCCTTAGGTAAATCAGGTAAAAACGAATCAGATCAGCGGTGCTGGCAGTGCTGCTTCGTTCGAAGCATATGCTAACGAAACCTTACGGATTTTTCAACAAAATCCTCACGGTGTATACTGAAGTCGGTGCGAGCGTTCAACGGGAGGCGCATATCCCGTGAGGCATCCCCCGCCTGACCAACGGACCGTCATATCCATCGGCAAACACCTGGCGCATCTTGCCGCCGGACGTACGCCTTGGCTCTTCGAACGGCGCTGGTGGTCCCAGGCGGCGATGAATCTCGCCATGCACGACCCGGCCTTCAAGACGCAGCTGTTTCGGTTCATCGATATGCTCCCCTCCGCCACGTCCGACGCCCGTGTGGTGGACCTCGCCAAGGAATATTTCGGGCCGATGACCGATCACACGTTTGCGCTTCGGTGGGGACTCAAAGTGCTCGCTGCCACGAGCGTCGGAGCCAGTCTCACCGGGCACGCCATCAAGGCCCATGTCGAGCAGCTGGCCAAAACGTTCATTGCCGGCTCCGCCATAGACGATGCACTTCCCGTCTTGCAGGGGCTCTGGAAGGACGGAAAAGCCTGGTCGGTGGATCTCCTGGGAGAGGCCACGATCAGCGACCGAGAGGCCGACCGTTATCGTGATCGCTGTCTGGAAGCATTGCAGACGCTCGCTCCGTCGGCGGCGTCCTGGCCGTTCGTGCCGCATCTCGAACGGGATCATCTCGGTTCTATTCCACGCGTGCAGCTCTCTTTGAAGATCTCCGCCCTCTCCCCGCACCTGGATCCGATCGATCCGGAAGGCAGCTACCGGTCGGTTGCGGCGAGGCTGCGCCCCGTCATCGAAGAGGCCATGCGGTTGCCGGCTTCGCTCATTTTCGACATGGAACAGGCCGCGACCAAGGATCTGTTGATCGCCATCTTCGTTCGTCTCTTCTCTGAACCGGCCTTTCGATCATTTCCCTACGCCGGGTTGGCGGTACAGGCCTATCACAGAGACACCGCCCGCGATGTCCAATCGCTGATCGAATGGGCCGAAGCACGAGACGTCCCAATTACCATCAGACTGGTGAAAGGCGCCTACTGGGATTCAGATACCATCCGCTATCGACAGCTGGGCTGGCCCGTGCCGCTCTTTGAAAAGAAACCGGAGACGGATGCCAATTATGAAACACTCGTCCACTCTCTGTTGAACCGGACCTCGGTGATTCGACCGGCGTTCGGCACCCACAATCTCCGCACTCTGGCTTATATCGAGGCCGTCGCCGAGTCCCTTCGGATCGCACCCGAGACCTGGGAATACCAAATGATCTATGGGATGGCGGAACCCTTCCAGCATGCCATGTGGCGCCGCGGGCGGCGCCTGCGTCTCTATACGCCGGTCGGTGAACTGCTGCCCGGCATGGCTTACCTCGTCCGACGCCTTCTCGAAAATACATCGAACGAATCGTTCCTGCGGAAGGAGTATGTGGAATCCCAATCTCTGGACACGTTATTGACTGCGCCTGCCGTTGATCGTACAGCCGCCGCACCTCGGCCGGATGGAGACGGTGACACGTTTCACAATGAGCCGCCCCGCGACTTTTCCAGAGAGACGGTTCGCGAGGCCATGCAGGACGCGATCGCCTCAGTCAGAAAACAGTTGGGCCGCCAATGGCTCCCGTTGCCCGGATCACCCATCCTTTCAGGTCCGGCAGTCACCTCCCAGAATCCCGCCAGGCCGGGCGAAACCATAGCCATACTTCCCGGCGGCTCGCCGGCCGATATCGACGCAATCGTCGAACGCGCGCGCGCGGCCTGGCCGCAGTGGAGCAATCGGCCGCCGCACGAGCGAGTCAACATTCTTCGGGCGGCAGCGGCCCTCATGCGTGAACGCCGCGAACTCCTTGCGGCATGGGAGATTCTCGAATGCGGAAAGCCTTGGCGCGAAGCGGATGCGGATATCGCGGAAGCAATCGACTTCCTGGAATTCTATGCACTCGAATGGCTTCGTCTTGGTCCTCCCAAGCAGCTTGGACGGATCGCCGGAGAATTGAATCATCGCATGTTGAGCCCGCGAGGCGTGACTGCCGTGATTTCGCCCTGGAATTTTCCGTTGGCCATTCCGGCCGGCATGGTCTCGGCGGCATTGGTGACCGGGAATCCGGTCATCTTCAAACCGTCCGAGCGTTCGTCGATGATCGGACGGCTTCTGGCGGAAATTCTGGTCGAAGCCGGTTTACCGGAAGGAATCTTGACTTTCGTGCCCGGGGCTTCAGAGGTTGGAAACAGGCTGGTGCGGCATCCCGATATTGTGACCATTGCCTTTACCGGATCGAAGGAAACCGGCATGGCCATCCTCAAAGAAACGGCGGCGCCCGCCGGAGGCTGCCGCCTGATCAAGCGGGTTATTGCGGAGATGGGCGGAAAGAACGCCATCATCGTCGATGAGACGGCGGATCTCGACGACGCAATCACTGGTGTGATCACGTCATTCACCGGGTACTCAGGGCAGAAATGTTCCGCCTGCTCCCGAGTCATCGTGCATGCCTCGGTCTATGACCTGTTTGTCAGCCGGCTGAAGGACGCCGTGCGGAGTCTCCGGATGGGACCACCGGACGATCCTGGAACTCAGATCGGACCGGTCGTCGATGAAAGGGCCCGCGCCAAGATTCTTGACTACCTTGAGATCGGCCGACGGGAAGCCCGGCCGCTGATCGACGGGCGTATCGAACAACCTGGATGGTATGTTGGCCCTACGGTGTTCGAAGACGTGCCCCCAACGGCGCGCATCGCCACTGAGGAAATCTTCGGGCCCGTTTTGGCCGTCATCAAGGCTGTTTCATTCGACGACGCGATCACCATCGCCAATGGGACGGACTATGCGTTGACCGGCGGGGTCTACTCGCGCAGCCCTGCGAATCTTGAAACGGCCAGAGCAAGATTCGACGTGGGAAACCTCTATCTCAATCGGCCGATCACCGGCGCGCTGGTCGGACGGCAGCCGTTCGGCGGCCATCGCCTGTCAGGAGTCGGAGCCAAGGCTGGAGGGGAAGAGTACCTGCTGCAGTTTGTGATCACGCGCATCGTCAGTGAACAGACCCTGCGGCGCGGGTTTGCTCCCGTCGAATGACGTCTTCAACGGTTTGATTTCGTACGATTCCAATTCCTCTGTGATCTCGGTAATGACCCCACGGTCCTCAAGCGGCGACAGCTCTTGCCGTTCGACGTACTTCACGAGGCCGACGCCCTTCGCGAACCACGCCGTCATCACGTCCGTGCCGGTCACGACCTTGTTCGATCCCGATAATCGGATCTTCATTTTCATGCGGGCTTCGACGCGAACGGCATCCTGAAACGTTCCCGCCGGGACCGTCACCGGTTCCTGCCCCACGACCGTCGAATCCCCTTGCGCGTCCGCCTTTTCATTCACGCCGTCACGGTCCATGTCGGTACCGAAATCCAAGTCTTTTTTATCGAACTGGGCAAACGACGTCGCAACCTTCATCGGGAACCGCACGATTTGATAGGGAATCAATTGCTTCTCCAATGGAGTTCCCGGCTCAGAGCCGTAATACACGATCCCGACCGAGTCTCGGCGATAAAAGCTGTCCGAGACGCCGTGATTGCCCGGATTCGTATCGTGGAAGACCATCACTGTCACGCCGCGCAATGTCTTGGTTCCAACCACGGAGGACACGTTTGAAAAGAACTTATGTTCGATGGTCTGCAACGGACCTTCGGTGATCTGTCCCCGATATTCCCAATGACTTCCGGTCGTGTCGGGGAAGAACTCGTCCGACCGGTCGATCCCAATCGGATCATCCGCTGCAGGCACCGCCGATGGAGCTCCCACGAAGAACGGCAAACAGAGAATTATAAAAAAAGATATCCGAAAAACCGCTGGCTTCATCATAAGTTCTGACCTCCACTATCCGATTGTGACCGTATCATAGCATTCGAGGGGGCGGCAACACCGGGAGGCGGTACGGCGTCGGACGATGAAAACCTGCTTGCCTTCGACCCGGATCGTCACCATAATCCGCCTCCATGCACACAATTCCTCATCCATCTGCCGAGGGAAGCCGTGCGGCCGTTCTCGTCACAGGTGCGTCGGGCGGCATCGGACGAGCCGTCAGTTTGGCCTTTGCCGGCGCCGGCTATTTCGTCGGAATCCACTATCGCTCGAACAAAACCGCCGCAGCGGAAACGCTGGACCTCGTTCGTCACGCCGGAGCAGAGGGACGGCTATACGAAGCGGACGTACGGCTATCTCCATCCGTTCGCCTCATGATAGACGCTATGGCTCGTGACGCTTCCGGGCTGAACACGCTGGTGTGTAGCGCGGGCATTGCAGGCAGCCGTCTTCTTCTACGAGAGGAAGAAGACCGGTGGGCAGATATCGTGGCAACGAACCTGACTGGCACCTTTCATTGCCTGCGGGCGATCGGTCCCCTCTTTGCCTCTTGCGGTGGAGGGTCCATCGTTGTGATAGGTTCGTTTTCCGGATTCCACGGGTCGGCGGGGCAAGCGGCCTATGCCGCTTCCAAAGCCGGACTCGTCGGCCTCGTCAAGACGGCCGCATTGGAGTGGGGGCCGAGCAATATTCGTGTCAATCTTCTATTGCCGGGGTGGCATCTCACGGGTCTTTCAGGTGATGCATTCCCTTCGCCGGACCAATACATCGACCATGCTCTTCAACGCCCGCCCTCGCTCAAGGAAGCGGCTCATACGGTCCTTCATATGGCTCGATCACAAGACCTGTCAGGTCAGGTATGGAACTGTGACAGTAGGAGTCTCTGAATGAAACGCTCAGGAGCGCGAAAGGCTGTCGGCATCTTTGTTACGGGAACGGACACTGATGTCGGGAAAACACTGCTGACGGCATCCTTGGCTCTGGCCTTGCGCCGTCTTGGACGTGATGTCGGCGTCATGAAGCCGATCGAAACGGGAATCTCGAACGCGGACGTGGCTCGCTCCGATGCCGCCCGCCTCCGGACGGTGATAGGGAGCGATGAGGCCCTCGGGGCGATCTGTCCCTATCGTTTCGATTTGCCGGTCGCCCCGTTCGCGGCGGCCCATACCGAACGCCGGAGCATCGACCTGGGAATGATTCAGCAGGTCTATCGCCTGCTCGCCGGCCGATACGATGCGATGGTGGTAGAGGGAGTCGGCGGCGTCCACGTTCCGATTGCACGCTGCAACGATGTCATGGACTTGATACTCCGCTTGAAACTTCCGGTGGTGGTCGTCGGTCGCGCAGGACTCGGCGGAATCAATCATGCCTTGCTGACGATCCACGCCCTTCGCAGAAGAAAAATCCAGGTTGTGGCACTCATGCTCAATCGAACCACTCCGGTTCAGTCGCGAATAGCTCGTATTCAAGAACGCACCACGGTGCAAGCGCTGAGAGAGGGCGCAGAAGTACCTGTGTTCGGACCTCTTCCGTACGTCCCAGGAATGCAGAGAAGGTTTCAACCGGCTGCCGTTGCGCTGTCGAGGACGGCTGCGGTCATGCGCCTCGCGAAGCTGGTCCTGGCATCTGCCCGATAAACCGCGCCACGGCCGTTTGGATGTCCGAGGCATTCAACACCGCCGAGATCACGGCGACGCCGTTGGCCCCTGCCCGAATGATCTCTCCGACATGTTCCGCCCGAATTCCACCAATGGCAAAAATCGGCACGGTAATCAGTGATCGGACAGCCCTGAGGCCTTCGATACCGACTACCGGGTCATGGTCGGTTTTCGAGAGCGGCGTGAAGATCGGCCCATACCCGATGTAATCAGGTCTGAACCTGGCAGCCGCCTCAACCTGTGCGGGACTGTGCGTCGAAAGGCCGACAATCTTGTCCGGTCCCATGATGGCTCTCGCCTCTGCATAAGGCAGATCGTCCTGTCCCACGTGCACGCCGTCTGCATCCACGGCCAAGGCGAGATCACACCGGTCGTTCACGATGAAAGTGGCTCCAACCGCTTTCGCGATGGTTCGAAGAGCCGACGCTTCTCCATAGGCCTGTTTCATCGACGCAGCTTTATTGCGGTACTGGACAATTCTGGCTCCGCCGCGAACCGCGTCTTTCAAGACCTCGTCAAGCGGACGTTCGGGCCTGACCGTGGGGTCGAGAATGACGTAGAGACCTGACAGTGTCGGCGGGGATGTGCGGCCGGTCATCGCGGGATTGTACCTGGCGCGGTCACAGACGGCTAGCCGGCCAGAAAACGGTCGAGAAACGTCGTGGAGACGTGGCCCTTCTGGAAGTCCGGATCGTTGAGAATCCGTTTGTGAAGGGGGATCGTCGTCTTGATGCCTTCGATGAGAAATTCGTCGAGCGCGCGCCGCATGCGGGCGATGGATTCCTGCCTGGTCCGGCCGTGTGTAATGACCTTCGCAATCATCGAATCGTAATGGGGAACGACCAAGGCGTTGGTTTCCATGGCGGAATCGACCCGGACGCCGTACCCTCCCGGAGCGCTGTACTTGGTGATCAATCCAGGGGAAGGGGTAAATTTTTCAGGGTCCTCGGCATTGATGCGGCATTCCAAACTGTGCCCGTTGATCTTGATGTCCTGCTGCTTGACCGAAAGGGGCTGGCCGTCGGCAAGTTGAATCTGCTCTTTAATGAGATCGACTCCCGTGACCATTTCGGTAATCGGATGCTCGACCTGGATCCGCGTATTCACCTCCATAAAAAAGAAATTCTGGTCCTTGTCGAGCAGAAATTCGACCGTGCCGACGTTGCGATAATGCACGGCTTTGACGGCTTCGACCGCCGTGCGGCCGATTTCCCGTCGCAGCTTTTCGTCCACGGCCGGAGAAGGCGTCTCTTCGACGAGTTTCTGATGGCGTCGCTGAATCGAACAATCCCGCTCCCCGAGATGGACGACGTGGCCCCGATGGTCGGCGGCAATCTGCACTTCGATATGACGAGGCTCCAGAAAGTATCGCTCGAGATAGACACTGTCGTTTCCGAATGTGGACTTCGCTTCAGCTTGGGCCGCCTGGAACGCGCGCGCAAGATCCTCCGCCTTGTTCACGACGCGCATGCCGCGCCCGCCACCACCGGCGGCAGCCTTGATGATGACCGGATAGCCGATTTTCGTGGCGGCTTCAAGCGCTTCCTGCTCGCTCTTGAGCCCCCCCGGGCTTCCCGGTGTCACGGGCAGGCCTCGCCTGGCGACGATCTCACGGGCCTTCGCTTTGTCTCCCATCAGCGCGATGTTCTCCGACGTCGGACCGATAAACTTGACACCGATCGATTCACAGACTTCGGCAAAGTGGGCGTTTTCCGAAAGGAACCCATAGCCGGGATGAATGGCGTCCGCGCCGGTAATTTCTGCGGCGCTGAGCACGTTGGGAATGTTGCGGTAACTGAGCGCGGCTTCGGCCGGTCCCACGCAAATTTTTTCATCGGCGGCGCGGACATGAAGACCGTTGACATCGGCCTCGGAATGAATGGCGACTGTCTTGATTCCAAGCTCTTTGCAGGCCCGGATCACGCGCAGTGCGATCTCTCCGCGATTGGCGACCAATACTTTTTTAAACACGAACCATCTCCGGTATGAACTGAGGGCTACACATGCTCGGGACGGGCTGTGACTGGGCTAGGCGGTCGCTTTCGGATCGATGTGGAAGAGCGCCTGGCCGTATTCGACCGGCTTCGTGCTTTCAGCCAGTATCTTGACGATTCTCCCGTCCACTTCCGATTCGATCTCATTCATCAACTTCATCGCTTCAACAATGCAGAGGACTTGTCCCTTTCTCACGAAATCACCCTCCTCGACGTACGGATCGGCATCGGGAGATGGAGAGCGGTAAAACGTCCCGACGATCGGAGACGTGATCGTGACCAAGCCCGTCGCATCGGCCGACGGCGCGCTGGCCTGCGTTGGAGCCTGACTCGCTGCAGCGGCCGGTGAGAAATCGGGCACCGAGGCCGTCACGGTCTTCATCCCCACCTCATGGCGGAGACGAATACGAATCCCGTCGCGCTCCAGTTCCAACTCGGTCAGATTGTTCCGCTTGAGCAGATCGACCAATTCCTGGATGTGCTTGGACTGGCTCCCGGTCAGAAACAGTGAAGGGCCACCTTCCGTCTGCTCGACAAGCGGCAGTACGATCGGCGCTGCACGCTTCTTGGACTTGCGAGGTTTACTCCCGCTCACCGAACACGCTCCACATAGGCCCTCGTACGGGTATCGATCTTGATCGTGGTGCCCACCTCAAGATACAGCGGGACTTTGATCGTTGCCCCGGTTTCGACGATCGCGGGTTTGGTCCCCCCGGAAGCCGTATCGCCGCGAACCCCTGGTTCGGCCTCGACGACTTTCAATTCGATGAAGATCGGCAGTTCGACATCGATCGGCCGGTGCTCATAAATGAGAATCTTGGCGTTCATGTTTTCCTTCAACAAGTCGGCATTGTCACCCAACTGCTGCTTTTCAAAGGTCAACTGCTCGTAACTATCGGTATCCATGAACGTATAGTCGTCGCCTGTCGCATACAGAAACTGCATCTCGCGCTCTTCGAGATCCGGTTCTTCGAAACGCTCGCCTGAGCGAAACGTCCGGTCCAGGACGTTGCCTGACAGATAGCTTTTTAGTTTGGTGCGGACAAATGCGCCGCCCTTTCCCGGCTTCACATGCTGAAATTCGACGATATAAAACGGTTCCCCGTCAACCATCAATCGCACACCGCCTCGAAAATCCGTGGTAGAAATCACTGCGTACTCCCTTCACATATTTGGCAGACACCACTGTCCTACCGTTTGAAGATGCTCATCTGCCGCGTTTTTTCCTGACCGGCGCCGATGTCTTTCTCGGACGGCGAGACGAGGTGAGATGCGCGTGCAGACCCCGCAGACCGAGGAAGTAGCTCTCGGCGCCGAATCCGGATACCTGTCCAACCGCCACATCGGCCACGTGCGAATGATGCCGAAACGCTTCGCGGCCCTGAATATTTGAAAGATGGACCTCTACCGTTGGCAGCGCCACCGCCAGGACGGCATCCCGAATCGCCACACTAGTATGGGTGTACGCCGCCGGATTGATCAGAATCCCGTCATACCCGCTTCGTGCTTCCTGGATCCATGTCACCAATTCGCCTTCGGCATTTGATTGCCGGATATCCACGTCCACGGTCAGTTCGTCTGCGAGTTTGGTCAACCCGGCATCGATGGCATCCAGAGAGGTGGTGCCGTAAATCGACTGCTCCCGACTGCCCAAGAGATTGAGATTTGGACCGTGTAGCACCAATATCCGCAGCATGCACAACCCGCCTACCCATCGAAATAATCACTCGCACGGCTCCCAAAAGTGCGAGCAGGGCGGCATTGTAACAGGCCACTCAAGACCGGTCAAACGCTCGAAATGTCTCAGGAAGTTGAGGAAGCGGCGCCTGTAGAGGTTGCGTCTTTGCGCCGGTTTTGCCCGATCGCGCGCAGCCAGGACTCCAGTTGAGCGATCGTTTCCGCATGAGGTGACGGTTTGGAGGGAGGCGGAGTTGCTTCAGTTTCAGGGCTCCCCGTGGCCGACTGCCCAGCGGGTTTTCCGCCATCCGCCTGCAAGGCAGATTGGATGATCGAGCCGGCTCTTCCTAGTGGAGAAGACGTTTCACCTGTTTCATCGGAGGCGGAGCCGGAGAGGTCCTCCCGATCCTGCAGGCCAACAGGAGTGCCGCGCTCGGGTGTCGGCTCAACGGACGGGGACGCGTGAACAGGCTGTTCAACCGAGGGTGCTTGGACGTCTTTACTCCGTGGGACCGGACCTTCCTTGGCAGGCATGCCTAGTCGAGCTTGAATGGAAAGCGCTTCCTCATCGCGTGGATTCAGAGCCAGAATCACGGCGCATGATTTCAACGCCGCACCCGTCTGCCCCTGACTCGCATAGATCTTGACCAGTGTTCGATGCGCCCGCAGATTTTCAGGACTGACCTTGATCGCTTCTTCCAGAACAGCCTTCGCTTTGACCGGTTGTCCCAGTTGATCATATGCCCTGCCAAGCACGACCATTGCGGTGATGAACCCCGGATACCGCTTGAGGCCGTCTTCCAAAACCCCCGTGGCTTCCTTCCACATACCGGCCTTGCAGTATTCTTCGGCCAAGGGCAGAAAGGCCTTGGAATGGGGATCCTTAGCCAATTGGAGGGCTAATCGATCGATTTCAAGAGCTGAGTCCGCGTTCTTTTGATTCGGCCGCATACGCTATCTCATCTTCGAACCGAGATCGGTCGCTCGGGCATGCACGGCATCAGGCACGAGGCGCGCCGCTGCATCCAGGATTTCATCAGCCAATCGGCGTTTGGACTTCAGAGGCAATTCGCTGATCGTTCCGTGGCGGTCGATC
This window harbors:
- the accC gene encoding acetyl-CoA carboxylase biotin carboxylase subunit, whose product is MFKKVLVANRGEIALRVIRACKELGIKTVAIHSEADVNGLHVRAADEKICVGPAEAALSYRNIPNVLSAAEITGADAIHPGYGFLSENAHFAEVCESIGVKFIGPTSENIALMGDKAKAREIVARRGLPVTPGSPGGLKSEQEALEAATKIGYPVIIKAAAGGGGRGMRVVNKAEDLARAFQAAQAEAKSTFGNDSVYLERYFLEPRHIEVQIAADHRGHVVHLGERDCSIQRRHQKLVEETPSPAVDEKLRREIGRTAVEAVKAVHYRNVGTVEFLLDKDQNFFFMEVNTRIQVEHPITEMVTGVDLIKEQIQLADGQPLSVKQQDIKINGHSLECRINAEDPEKFTPSPGLITKYSAPGGYGVRVDSAMETNALVVPHYDSMIAKVITHGRTRQESIARMRRALDEFLIEGIKTTIPLHKRILNDPDFQKGHVSTTFLDRFLAG
- the aroQ gene encoding type II 3-dehydroquinate dehydratase is translated as MRILVLHGPNLNLLGSREQSIYGTTSLDAIDAGLTKLADELTVDVDIRQSNAEGELVTWIQEARSGYDGILINPAAYTHTSVAIRDAVLAVALPTVEVHLSNIQGREAFRHHSHVADVAVGQVSGFGAESYFLGLRGLHAHLTSSRRPRKTSAPVRKKRGR
- the thiE gene encoding thiamine phosphate synthase, which encodes MTGRTSPPTLSGLYVILDPTVRPERPLDEVLKDAVRGGARIVQYRNKAASMKQAYGEASALRTIAKAVGATFIVNDRCDLALAVDADGVHVGQDDLPYAEARAIMGPDKIVGLSTHSPAQVEAAARFRPDYIGYGPIFTPLSKTDHDPVVGIEGLRAVRSLITVPIFAIGGIRAEHVGEIIRAGANGVAVISAVLNASDIQTAVARFIGQMPGPASRGA
- the bioD gene encoding dethiobiotin synthase; protein product: MKRSGARKAVGIFVTGTDTDVGKTLLTASLALALRRLGRDVGVMKPIETGISNADVARSDAARLRTVIGSDEALGAICPYRFDLPVAPFAAAHTERRSIDLGMIQQVYRLLAGRYDAMVVEGVGGVHVPIARCNDVMDLILRLKLPVVVVGRAGLGGINHALLTIHALRRRKIQVVALMLNRTTPVQSRIARIQERTTVQALREGAEVPVFGPLPYVPGMQRRFQPAAVALSRTAAVMRLAKLVLASAR
- a CDS encoding tetratricopeptide repeat protein — translated: MRPNQKNADSALEIDRLALQLAKDPHSKAFLPLAEEYCKAGMWKEATGVLEDGLKRYPGFITAMVVLGRAYDQLGQPVKAKAVLEEAIKVSPENLRAHRTLVKIYASQGQTGAALKSCAVILALNPRDEEALSIQARLGMPAKEGPVPRSKDVQAPSVEQPVHASPSVEPTPERGTPVGLQDREDLSGSASDETGETSSPLGRAGSIIQSALQADGGKPAGQSATGSPETEATPPPSKPSPHAETIAQLESWLRAIGQNRRKDATSTGAASSTS
- the efp gene encoding elongation factor P, whose amino-acid sequence is MISTTDFRGGVRLMVDGEPFYIVEFQHVKPGKGGAFVRTKLKSYLSGNVLDRTFRSGERFEEPDLEEREMQFLYATGDDYTFMDTDSYEQLTFEKQQLGDNADLLKENMNAKILIYEHRPIDVELPIFIELKVVEAEPGVRGDTASGGTKPAIVETGATIKVPLYLEVGTTIKIDTRTRAYVERVR
- the accB gene encoding acetyl-CoA carboxylase biotin carboxyl carrier protein, which translates into the protein MSGSKPRKSKKRAAPIVLPLVEQTEGGPSLFLTGSQSKHIQELVDLLKRNNLTELELERDGIRIRLRHEVGMKTVTASVPDFSPAAAASQAPTQASAPSADATGLVTITSPIVGTFYRSPSPDADPYVEEGDFVRKGQVLCIVEAMKLMNEIESEVDGRIVKILAESTKPVEYGQALFHIDPKATA